A genomic segment from Thamnophis elegans isolate rThaEle1 chromosome 3, rThaEle1.pri, whole genome shotgun sequence encodes:
- the LOC116506055 gene encoding TATA box-binding protein-associated factor, RNA polymerase I, subunit C-like produces MAHHIPAGPGQHSHKVLLGAHHSQEMLLLQYSGIAAALGQKEGIQTLLVFQLSQAGDLFYQLLLPQANGEAPTDSEPETSVAGAVVGRPCQDPISADGAKTTCTPAAATLYRRWLRSWKRAALPTLYWQCPPATLNQGCLFAHREPRDTEGASPSSVEASCRLRGAMREEQLFCSWGDERGVPVPPAPQLPPGELSQRLEASWAGDWAAWWLERLGATKARRQQELREQRRRAKRRRGTQSLSGSFTSSTSYQSELSDWSGDGRAPRPPPALPAEPPAQAPPTLPAASQGDSQELLSSQSLSARGIPHERRQTLRRYTWAVLDQPPEPPEEPLSASHAQCAAASGDLPLPSGPQPKRGRMGFEAGGGG; encoded by the exons ATGGCCCACCACATACCTGCTGGGCCTGGGCAGCACAGCCACAAGGTGCTCCTGGGTGCCCACCACTCCCAGGAGATGCTCCTGCTGCAGTACTCAG gcattgcagcagccctgggCCAGAAGGAGGGGATCCAGACCCTACTGGTCTTCCAGCTTTCCCAGGCCGGGGACCTCTTCTACCAGCTGCTGCTCCCCCAGGCCAATGGGGAGGCTCCCACCGACTCGGAGCCAGAGACCAGTGTTGCAGGCGCCGTGGTGGGCAGACCCTGCCAGGACCCCATTTCTGCAGACGGAGCCAAGACCACTTGTACCCCGGCAGCTGCAACCCTCTACCGGCGCTGGCTGAGGTCCTGGAAGCGGGCTGCCCTGCCCACCCTGTACTGGCAGTGCCCTCCGGCCACGCTCAACCAGGGCTGCCTCTTCGCCCACCGAGAGCCGAGGGACACAGAGGGGGCTTCCCCGTCCTCTGTGGAGGCTTCGTGCCGCCTGCGCGGGGCCATGCGGGAAGAACAGCTCTTCTGCTCCTGGGGGGACGAGAGAGGGGTCCCTGTGCCTCCTGCCCCACAGCTGCCCCCAGGGGAGCTCAGCCAGCGACTGGAGGCTTCCTGGGCGGGTGACTGGGCAGCCTGGTGGCTGGAGAGGTTGGGGGCCACCAAGGCCCGGCGACAGCAGGAGCTGAGGGAGCAGCGGAGGCGAGCCAAACGGCGCAGGGGGACGCAGAGCCTCTCGGGCAGCTTCACCTCCTCCACCAGCTACCAGTCGGAGCTCAGTGACTGGTCGGGGGACGGCAGGGCTCCCAGGCCCCCTCCCGCCCTGCCGGCGGAGCCCCCCGCCCAGGCTCCCCCCACTCTGCCAGCCGCTTCCCAGGGGGACTCCCAGGAGCTGCTGTCCTCGCAGAGCCTGAGCGCCCGGGGCATCCCCCACGAACGCCGCCAGACCCTGCGCAGGTACACCTGGGCTGTGCTGGACCAGCCCCCAGAGCCCCCCGAGGAGCCCCTGTCTGCCAGCCATGCTCAGTGCGCAGCAGCCAGCGGGGACCTTCCTCTTCCCAGTGGGCCCCAGCCGAAACGGGGCCGCATGGGCttcgaggcgggggggggggggtga